From Danaus plexippus chromosome 11, MEX_DaPlex, whole genome shotgun sequence, the proteins below share one genomic window:
- the LOC116765916 gene encoding large ribosomal subunit protein bL20m, with product MVFLNVVNLVRSRGPDEFWRKRKIFRLAAHFVGRRRNCYSVAVRNVHRALAYASKARQLKKEDMKDLWRTRITAACEQHNISSFTLKEGLERSNIMLDHKSLSDLAVWEPKTFECLAAVAQEKLRLDGFIDYLDKKQPTGVNLNLKDVMLEAWLKEKK from the coding sequence ATGGTTTTCTTAAATGTAGTCAATTTAGTGCGATCTCGCGGACCAGATGAATTCTGGcggaaaagaaaaatattccgTTTAGCGGCACATTTCGTTGGGAGACGTAGAAATTGCTATTCAGTTGCAGTCCGAAATGTACATCGAGCTTTGGCTTATGCAAGTAAAGCACGTCAATTAAAGAAGGAAGATATGAAAGATTTATGGCGAACTCGTATCACTGCTGCTTGCGAACAACACAACATTTCCTCTTTTACCTTAAAGGAAGGATTAGAACGCTCTAACATTATGTTGGATCATAAATCATTATCTGATCTCGCTGTGTGGGAACCGAAAACCTTTGAATGTTTAGCTGCAGTTGCCCAAGAAAAATTACGTCTTGATGGATTTATTGATTACCTCGATAAGAAACAACCCACAggagtaaatttaaatcttaaagatGTAATGTTAGAAGCTTGgcttaaagaaaaaaagtag
- the LOC116765569 gene encoding peripherin-2-like: MSSQTPNRPYIVWASWVLWSISIFFIIWSLLLFFYISDMLVLTGTDLVNAVVLLSGILMVPTNVYIVYSIATGQKIVFAGKVICCRLWTCIVWIIIINLIGVVLCIRRIYVCQLIIHNSLYTSMQNYKTVPKCKHFIDHIQWGLGCCGLNSYTDWFTHEWHDRDRDFEWSSVSESSETITSRREIDSVPYSCCKSGSCVSNYLKELGTYSINTNGCAYSVYRIVLISLNAHLILFVTVVVLEAFLLRILMLEKNEPDDTRDASRGNINNIMNVNDNFEISSGSYQLYEDDSDELETSRQNKSIREN; encoded by the exons ATGAGCTCTCAAACTCCAAATCGTCCGTACATCGTGTGGGCGTCGTGGGTGCTTTGGtccatatcaatattttttataatatggtcGCTGCTCTTATTTTTCT ATATCAGTGACATGTTAGTTTTAACAGGCACTGACTTAGTGAACGCCGTGGTTCTACTCTCGGGTATACTTATGGTACCTACGAATGTCTATATCGTCTATTCTATAGCGACTGGCCAAAAAAttgt GTTTGCGGGGAAAGTTATATGTTGTCGTTTATGGACATGTATTGTGTggatcattattataaatctcaTTGGAGTCGTTTTATGTATCCGGAGAATTTACGTCTGTCAACTCATTATCCACAACAGCCTTTACACCAGTATGCAGAATTATAAAACAGTGCCAAAATGCAAACACTTCATTGACCATATCCAATGGGGGTTAGGTTGTTGTGga CTCAATTCTTATACTGATTGGTTTACTCATGAATGGCACGACAGAGACCGTGACTTTGAGTGGAGTTCTGTAAGCGAGAGTAGTGAAACGATTACATCACGTAGAGAGATTGACAGTGTGCCATATAG CTGTTGTAAGAGCGGATCCTGTGTTTCAAATTACTTGAAAGAGCTCGGGACTTATTCGATAAATACTAATGGGTGTGCATATTCCGTGTACCGTATTGTTCTAATATCCTTGAACGCACACCTTATTTTGTTCGTCACTGTCGTTGTTCTAGAA GCGTTTCTGTTGAGGATTTTAATGTTAGAGAAGAATGAGCCAGACGATACCAGAGACGCCTCGAGaggaaatataaacaatatcatGAATGTTAATGATAACTTTGAAATATCAAGCGGGTCCTACCAATTGTATGAAGATGACAGCGATGAGTTGGAAACTTCAAGACAGAACAAAAGTATAAGGGAAAATTAA
- the LOC133319065 gene encoding protein PET117 homolog, mitochondrial, whose product MSSITSKIVLGLSCVLTAATVTYVHVKQQVDRDKMHEGVIKDVERQQKRKIENLYLIEKQNEFAKQLKRDLEKS is encoded by the exons atgtcgtCAATAACATCAAAGATTGTTCTAGGATTATCATGTGTTTTAACAGCCGCCACGGTAACCTATGTACATGTAAAACAACAGGTCGatag GGACAAAATGCATGAAGGTGTTATAAAAGATGTAGAACGGCAgcagaaaagaaaaattgaaaatctttatttaatagaaaagcAAAATGAATTTGCAAAACAACTTAAAAGGGATTTAGAAAAATCATAA